In a single window of the Acidobacteriota bacterium genome:
- a CDS encoding heme-binding domain-containing protein, which yields MKRVIKYVVIVLAAAFAVLQLFQIDKTNPPVNAAETMEAAVAVPPDISMMLARSCNDCHSHKTVYPWYSYVQPVGWWMQDHFLKGRDELNFSTFARMNAKQRSHKLEEMCDEVREGKMPLPSYTYGHPDAVLSETEKDALCNWANIEATSADSREQD from the coding sequence ATGAAAAGGGTAATTAAATACGTCGTTATCGTTCTCGCCGCGGCGTTTGCGGTTCTGCAGTTGTTTCAGATCGACAAAACGAATCCGCCGGTAAACGCCGCGGAAACTATGGAGGCCGCCGTCGCAGTTCCGCCCGACATTTCGATGATGTTGGCACGCAGCTGCAACGACTGCCATTCGCACAAGACGGTCTATCCCTGGTATTCGTACGTTCAGCCCGTCGGCTGGTGGATGCAGGACCATTTTCTCAAAGGCCGAGACGAGCTCAACTTCAGCACCTTCGCACGCATGAACGCAAAACAGCGCTCCCACAAGCTTGAAGAAATGTGCGACGAGGTCCGCGAAGGAAAAATGCCGCTGCCCAGCTACACCTACGGCCATCCTGACGCCGTTTTGTCCGAAACGGAAAAAGACGCGCTCTGCAATTGGGCAAACATAGAAGCAACTTCAGCAGATAGTCGCGAGCAAGATTAA